One Solirubrobacterales bacterium genomic region harbors:
- a CDS encoding polysaccharide ABC transporter ATP-binding protein yields MSAPLSIEVRGVSKSFATGTTSWVPLKRLRHPAGRLSVLEDISFDVHRGEVFGIVGPNGAGKSTLLKLIAGIYQIDDGRIRVGGRIAPLIELGVGFRSELPARENILLNGVMMGLTPAEAKRRADSVIEFAELERFKDLKLKNYSSGMRGRLGFSIMTHVNADVLLVDEIMAVGDKAFRDKCRDVIAGMGAAGRTVVLVSHDMGSINRNCDRALLLHGHKIERMGSPEEVANGYLAVNSRRRLTAAVGGDGASDSAEVVAFGFADEGLEAEPTLSSRSPIDVEAVVELRRPLQSPVVQFTILDSGGRALFVAPPRPLQPGGDRVSGRFRVSARIENRLASGRFAVACRVIEPSIDGEEGGAVRSPGRWLAFAIDGADQLGSVISVDSEITVEPAKAEIDVAGIGVK; encoded by the coding sequence ATGTCGGCTCCGCTGAGCATCGAGGTCCGGGGGGTATCCAAGTCGTTCGCGACTGGCACTACCTCGTGGGTGCCGCTGAAGCGGCTCCGCCACCCGGCCGGGCGTCTTTCGGTGCTCGAGGACATCAGCTTCGATGTCCACCGCGGCGAGGTCTTCGGGATCGTGGGGCCCAACGGCGCCGGCAAGAGCACCCTGCTGAAGCTGATCGCGGGGATCTACCAGATCGACGACGGCCGGATCAGGGTCGGCGGTCGGATCGCTCCCCTGATCGAGCTCGGGGTCGGCTTTCGCTCGGAGCTTCCCGCCCGCGAGAACATCCTGCTCAACGGGGTGATGATGGGATTGACGCCCGCCGAGGCGAAGCGTCGCGCGGACTCGGTCATTGAGTTCGCCGAGCTCGAGAGGTTCAAAGACCTCAAGCTGAAGAACTATTCATCCGGGATGCGTGGCCGGCTTGGGTTCTCGATCATGACCCACGTCAACGCCGACGTGCTGCTCGTCGACGAGATCATGGCCGTCGGCGACAAGGCCTTTCGTGACAAGTGCCGAGACGTGATCGCGGGAATGGGCGCGGCAGGAAGGACGGTGGTGCTCGTCAGCCACGACATGGGCTCGATCAACCGCAATTGCGATCGCGCGCTGCTACTCCACGGCCACAAGATCGAGCGCATGGGAAGCCCCGAGGAGGTAGCCAACGGATACCTGGCCGTCAACTCGAGAAGGCGGTTGACCGCCGCTGTGGGCGGCGACGGCGCGTCCGACAGCGCCGAGGTGGTCGCGTTCGGATTCGCCGACGAGGGATTGGAAGCCGAGCCGACGCTCTCCTCCAGGTCGCCAATCGATGTGGAGGCGGTGGTGGAGCTGCGGCGCCCGCTTCAGTCTCCGGTGGTGCAGTTCACGATCCTCGACTCAGGTGGGCGGGCGCTGTTCGTGGCACCCCCGCGCCCGCTCCAGCCGGGGGGCGATCGAGTCAGCGGCAGGTTTCGCGTGTCGGCGAGGATCGAGAACCGCTTGGCGTCGGGCCGCTTCGCGGTCGCGTGCCGAGTCATCGAGCCCTCGATTGACGGCGAGGAGGGAGGGGCGGTGCGGTCGCCCGGGCGCTGGCTCGCCTTCGCGATCGACGGCGCGGACCAGCTCGGAAGCGTGATCTCGGTCGACAGCGAGATCACTGTCGAGCCGGCCAAGGCCGAGATCGACGTCGCCGGAATCGGAGTCAAATGA
- a CDS encoding sulfotransferase has protein sequence MSQVTASPGKGQARGPSGAELAVAPVGPFPSRLAVGRGQAFFVDGTSSHPTRRIESLQVRLGDRTQPVIASGMPRPASATDSDYWWAIVAVLPTDEPRTEWLELIATLDDGSQATAPLGTVDLLPELEGPVEASSNGRTAPVAELVGARGQGEPLVAVCMATYEPPIELFRRQIDSIRGQTHRNWVCLISDDNSSPAKLEEMRAVLGDDPRLLLSAADAQSGFYRNFERALSMVPAGVDYVALSDQDDLWHPDKLASQLAGLREGHRLVYSDMRIVDEDGVVISDTYWNFRRNNHTDFAALVMANTVTGAALLFDGDLLDDVLPFPPPFETSYHDHWIAQIAMALGGISYIDRPLYDYVQHGNAALGHLAANAFGRYRRSMVSRLRARGVTAKRLRSLRLGWRWPYFMLYCRIAVNVAILQLRCGDRMSASRRRTLNRISDSPGGVAWLAVRVTKSLSGRSPTLGRERTMLAGLAWRRYARLRRGARRLRWRATVARRGYVRLRHRARHLRGRVGSMAPLSSPRGQPADWSGSGGEPDSEWLTPILVDYFTRDGSTLMMRLLGSSPQIAVEMSFPYERKYFAYLWRWAQLLDREDWPEQQWGPSALGSLTQVRTAALHGPPPWLPRPLIRSARDEPSMAQSCFELAWREFSRRAAREHRSELSAAARDAGPVLYFAEKHLNTWKVPLAQLPPVKVIVLLRDPRDSWVSINAVNDIRGGGTLGRDRAGSAEEHLDQVIRRQRERLQWIAEIQEQDEIPVVRYDDLVLDMPGTAERIGSWLGVKLDAEATARDKSFRSRHMTAATPEQSVGRWRDELDPQVAERFTRDLGPELRAVGIEA, from the coding sequence ATGAGCCAAGTCACCGCCAGCCCGGGCAAGGGCCAGGCGCGCGGTCCGAGCGGCGCGGAACTCGCCGTGGCGCCGGTGGGGCCGTTTCCGTCGCGGCTGGCCGTGGGTCGCGGTCAGGCCTTCTTCGTCGACGGCACGTCCAGCCACCCGACGCGCCGGATCGAATCGCTTCAGGTCAGGCTGGGTGATCGAACCCAGCCGGTGATCGCGTCGGGCATGCCGCGACCTGCTTCGGCAACCGACAGCGACTACTGGTGGGCGATCGTAGCCGTGCTGCCGACGGACGAGCCCCGCACCGAGTGGCTGGAGCTGATCGCGACGCTCGACGACGGCAGCCAGGCGACCGCCCCGCTGGGGACGGTCGACCTGCTGCCCGAACTCGAGGGCCCGGTCGAGGCCTCGAGCAACGGCCGCACGGCCCCGGTGGCGGAGCTGGTCGGGGCTCGCGGCCAGGGTGAGCCACTGGTGGCGGTGTGCATGGCGACCTACGAGCCCCCGATCGAGCTCTTCCGGCGCCAGATCGACTCGATACGCGGGCAGACGCACCGCAACTGGGTCTGCCTGATCAGCGACGACAACTCGAGCCCCGCCAAGCTCGAGGAGATGCGAGCGGTCCTCGGCGACGATCCACGCCTGTTGCTGTCGGCAGCCGACGCCCAGAGCGGCTTCTATCGCAACTTCGAGCGGGCGCTCTCGATGGTGCCGGCCGGCGTGGACTATGTGGCGCTCAGCGACCAGGACGACCTGTGGCACCCGGACAAGCTCGCTTCACAGCTCGCCGGACTCCGCGAAGGTCACCGCCTCGTATACAGCGACATGCGGATTGTCGACGAGGACGGGGTGGTGATCTCCGACACCTACTGGAACTTCAGGCGCAACAACCACACCGACTTCGCCGCCCTGGTGATGGCCAACACCGTGACCGGTGCCGCGCTGCTGTTCGACGGCGATCTGCTCGACGACGTGCTCCCGTTCCCACCGCCGTTCGAGACCAGCTATCACGACCACTGGATCGCCCAGATCGCGATGGCCCTCGGTGGAATCAGCTACATCGATCGCCCGCTCTACGACTACGTACAGCACGGGAATGCGGCCCTGGGCCACCTGGCGGCCAATGCATTCGGTCGCTACCGGCGTTCGATGGTTTCGCGGCTGCGCGCACGCGGCGTGACCGCCAAGCGACTCCGCAGCCTGCGCCTGGGATGGCGCTGGCCTTACTTCATGCTCTACTGCCGGATCGCCGTCAACGTCGCGATCCTCCAGTTACGGTGCGGTGACCGCATGAGCGCATCCAGGCGCCGAACTCTCAACAGGATCTCCGACTCGCCCGGGGGCGTGGCGTGGCTTGCGGTGCGCGTGACCAAGTCGCTGAGTGGACGCAGCCCCACGCTGGGTCGCGAACGGACGATGCTCGCGGGGCTCGCCTGGCGCCGCTACGCCCGCCTGCGGCGGGGCGCACGCCGGCTACGTTGGCGCGCGACCGTGGCCCGCCGCGGATATGTGCGCCTGAGGCACCGCGCACGCCACCTCCGCGGCCGAGTGGGCTCCATGGCGCCGCTGTCATCGCCGCGCGGACAGCCCGCCGACTGGTCCGGATCCGGGGGTGAGCCGGACAGCGAGTGGCTGACGCCGATCCTGGTCGACTACTTCACCCGCGACGGGAGCACGCTGATGATGCGGCTCCTCGGTTCCTCGCCGCAGATCGCAGTCGAGATGAGCTTTCCCTACGAGCGCAAGTACTTCGCGTACCTATGGCGCTGGGCTCAGCTGCTCGATCGCGAGGACTGGCCGGAGCAGCAGTGGGGGCCGAGCGCGCTCGGCTCGCTCACCCAGGTCCGGACCGCCGCCCTGCACGGGCCGCCACCGTGGCTTCCGCGGCCGCTGATCCGTTCCGCGCGCGACGAGCCGAGCATGGCTCAAAGCTGCTTCGAACTCGCTTGGCGTGAGTTCTCCCGGCGGGCCGCAAGAGAGCACCGCAGCGAGCTCAGCGCCGCCGCGCGCGATGCCGGCCCGGTCCTCTACTTCGCGGAGAAGCACCTCAACACCTGGAAGGTCCCGCTTGCTCAGCTGCCGCCGGTCAAGGTGATCGTCCTGCTGCGTGATCCGCGGGACAGCTGGGTGTCGATCAACGCCGTCAACGACATACGGGGCGGTGGCACGCTCGGCCGCGATCGCGCCGGCAGCGCGGAGGAGCACCTGGACCAGGTGATCAGGCGCCAGCGCGAGAGGCTCCAGTGGATTGCCGAGATCCAGGAGCAGGACGAGATCCCCGTCGTTCGCTACGACGACCTGGTCCTCGACATGCCCGGCACGGCGGAGCGCATAGGGAGCTGGCTGGGAGTGAAGCTCGATGCCGAGGCCACCGCACGCGACAAGTCCTTTCGCTCCAGGCACATGACTGCGGCAACGCCCGAGCAGTCGGTCGGGCGCTGGCGGGACGAGCTGGACCCCCAGGTTGCCGAGCGTTTCACGCGCGACCTTGGCCCCGAGTTGCGCGCGGTGGGCATCGAGGCCTAG
- a CDS encoding glycosyltransferase family 2 protein: protein MTSSMSDARLEVVIISYRCEPLLRNCLRSLRDHPANDGTIVHVVDNASGDGTAAMVRREFPEVGLIAAPRNIGFGAASNVVISGGDTPYVLCLNPDTRVTPGALDRLLKLMDEHPEVGISGCRLELENGAFDYAAKRSFPTPLSALGHFTGLGWRRNSGVLAAYRAPEVELGPVDAVNGACMLIRRSALDEVGLFDEGYWMYMEDLDLCYRFARAGWVTWYEPSVTVVHVKAGSSGRVRSPKLNYAFHYGMFRFYRKHYAATRSALVNAAVYVGIAVKLALSVSRAAVGGRRRPRGLLGESGRPPPLARSL from the coding sequence GTGACGTCTTCGATGTCGGATGCCCGGCTGGAGGTAGTGATCATCTCGTATCGCTGCGAGCCGCTGCTGCGGAACTGCCTTCGCTCCCTTCGCGACCACCCCGCAAACGACGGGACCATCGTGCATGTCGTCGACAACGCCTCGGGCGACGGTACGGCCGCCATGGTCCGCCGCGAGTTCCCCGAGGTGGGCCTGATCGCGGCGCCGAGGAACATCGGCTTCGGAGCGGCGAGCAACGTCGTGATCTCGGGCGGGGACACGCCGTACGTCCTCTGTCTCAACCCCGACACGCGGGTCACTCCGGGCGCCTTGGATCGCCTGCTCAAGCTGATGGACGAGCACCCCGAGGTGGGCATCTCGGGCTGCCGACTGGAGCTTGAGAACGGGGCCTTCGACTACGCCGCCAAGCGATCGTTCCCCACCCCCCTGAGCGCGCTCGGGCACTTCACCGGCTTGGGGTGGCGGCGGAATTCCGGGGTCCTCGCCGCCTACCGGGCGCCGGAGGTCGAGTTGGGCCCCGTCGACGCGGTCAACGGCGCCTGCATGCTCATTCGTCGCTCGGCGCTCGACGAGGTGGGGCTGTTCGACGAGGGCTACTGGATGTACATGGAGGACCTCGACCTCTGCTACCGGTTCGCCCGGGCTGGGTGGGTCACCTGGTATGAGCCCTCGGTGACCGTGGTCCACGTCAAGGCCGGATCGAGTGGCCGGGTGCGCTCGCCGAAGCTGAACTACGCCTTCCACTACGGAATGTTCCGCTTCTACCGCAAGCACTACGCGGCAACGCGAAGCGCACTCGTGAACGCCGCGGTCTACGTGGGGATCGCGGTGAAGCTGGCGCTGAGCGTGTCGCGGGCGGCAGTCGGCGGTCGAAGACGCCCGCGCGGCCTGCTTGGCGAGAGCGGTCGCCCACCACCCCTGGCACGGTCGCTCTAA
- a CDS encoding amino acid ABC transporter ATP-binding protein, producing the protein MAPEEATSEWAGAGHSGPMLRLEGLHKSFGDLHVLRGIDLEVAGGSVVCVLGPSGSGKSTLLRCVNLLEPPDEGRILLEGKEITGGGAGDIDYVRRRVGIVFQQFNLFPHKSALQNVSLAQEKVLGRRREEAKGKAQALLARVGLADKMNEYPERLSGGQQQRVAIARALAMDPHVMLFDEVTSALDPELIKEVLDVMRELASEGMTMIVVTHEMGFARDVGDNVVFMDGGVIVEEGPPAQLLDSPREERTRRFLGLVLEH; encoded by the coding sequence ATGGCGCCCGAGGAAGCGACCTCCGAGTGGGCAGGCGCCGGCCACTCGGGCCCCATGCTCCGGCTCGAGGGTCTACACAAGAGCTTCGGCGACCTGCACGTGCTGCGCGGCATCGACTTGGAGGTGGCTGGGGGCTCGGTGGTCTGCGTGCTCGGGCCAAGCGGATCCGGCAAGAGCACGCTGCTGCGCTGCGTCAACCTGCTGGAGCCGCCCGACGAGGGACGGATCCTCCTGGAAGGCAAGGAGATCACCGGCGGGGGCGCCGGCGACATCGACTACGTCCGACGCCGGGTGGGGATCGTGTTTCAGCAGTTCAACCTGTTCCCGCACAAATCGGCGCTCCAAAACGTCTCGCTCGCGCAGGAGAAGGTCCTGGGCCGCAGGCGCGAGGAGGCCAAGGGAAAGGCGCAGGCCCTGCTTGCCCGGGTGGGCCTGGCGGACAAGATGAACGAGTACCCCGAGCGCCTCTCCGGAGGACAGCAGCAGCGGGTCGCGATCGCCCGTGCGCTGGCCATGGACCCGCACGTGATGCTGTTCGACGAGGTGACGAGCGCCCTGGACCCAGAGCTGATCAAGGAGGTCCTCGACGTGATGCGGGAGCTCGCCTCGGAGGGGATGACGATGATCGTCGTCACCCACGAGATGGGCTTCGCCCGGGACGTGGGCGATAACGTGGTGTTCATGGACGGCGGTGTGATCGTCGAGGAGGGCCCCCCGGCCCAGCTCCTCGACAGCCCACGCGAGGAGCGCACGAGGCGCTTCCTGGGGCTGGTGCTGGAACACTAG